TTTACACGCGTAACGGCCAATTCAAAACCAACTCCGACAACGAACTCGTCACCACCACAGGCCAGCGTGTGCTTGGTTTTGGTGTCGACCAAGATTTCGAAATCCAAACGACCGAACTTGTTCCGCTCGAGATTCCGCTCGGTTCGGCTGCCGTGGCTCAGGCGACGCAAAACGTCTATCTGCAAGGCGTTCTTTCACCTTCGGGCGATGTTGCCGACACTGCGGCGGTGATTCAAAGTGCCACGCTCGGCGACGCGCTGATTCCGCGTCCCGATGTCGATGCGTCGACCGCAGCCGTCGCTGCCATTCCATCGTCGGCTGGCACCACCTCCACCCATACTCAAGGGGCTGGCGGCACGCATGCGGAAGGTGCTGTCTATCGTTATCGCATCACTTACGTCGACGACAGCGGTACAGAATCGCTGGCTTCGAGCGAAATTCTCGTCTCGGTTCCTGCTGGCGACACACTGGCCAACAACTCGATCACGCTCAACAATCTGCCCGCTGCCACTGGCAGCTATTCGCAAGTAAACATCTATCGCACCGCGAGTGGTGGTAGCGATTTCTTTCTGCTTGATACAGCAGCGGCTGGTGGCAGCTATGTCGACGACAACAGTGTCGCGCTCAGCGCCACGGAACTCGATAACTCGACGATCAACGGCAACTACAGCTACGTGGTGACCTACTATCGCGCTGGTGAAGAAGAGAGCCGTCCGTCGCTGATTCTCGGTCCTCAGAACGTGGTGAATGGTCGTGTGCAGCTAACCGACTTGCCCCTTCCCCCGTCTGGTCCCGGCATCCCGGCCTACGACACCGTTCGCATCTATCGCAACTTGGCGGGGGACTCGACGTCGTTCTATCTCGTGGGAGAAGTGGCTCCCGGCGAAGAGTTCACCGACAACCGCGCTGATGCCGAGATCTCCGACCTCTCGATCCTCACCAACAAGTCGATCGATCTCGATGGCCCGAAAATCGACTCGAACACGCTGCTCATCAACGTGATCAAGCGCGACGGTCTCGACTTTCAAAATGTGTTTGAAGTCGGCACGCTGTCGTTCACGGCCCGCAAAGGTGATCGCTCGCTGGCTGCAAAAGACTTCACCATCACGGCCACCTCGACCGTGCAAGATCTCGTCGACTTTATGTCCGACGCGATGGGCATTCAAACCTCAATCGACGATCCACAGCATCCGATTCCTGGTTCGGTGAACAATATAGCTGGCGAAACGCTGACACTCGCCCCCGGCATCACGATTCAGGATGGTCAAATCCGCGTCGTTTCGAACAACGGTGCCGACAACGCGATCAGCGTCGACTTGTCAGCGTTCCGCATCACCGCGCCCGATGGTGAAGTCCTCACACCCAACCTCGGTTTCGGCAAGATTCAAGATGCGTCGGGCCAAAGCGCTGTCGCCGACTTCCTGGTCTACGACACGCTCGGCATTCCGCTCAACGTTCGTATCACAGCGGTTCTCGAAGAAGTGACCGACTCGGCAACGACCTATCGCTGGTTTGCTGATTCGTCGAGCAACAGCCCACTCGATGGTGCCGACATTTCGGTCGGTACAGGGCTCGTGACATTCGATGGCCAAGGCAACCTGGTGAGCGTGACGAACGATCGCGTTTCGGTCGAACGACGCAACATTCCTTCGAGCGATCCACTCGAGTTTCGAATCGATTTCTCGCAAGTCTCGGGGCTCTCGACCGAAACCAGTTCGCTGGCAGCGTCGCGCCAAGACGGTTCGTCGGCTGGTACGCTCACCAGCTACATCATCGGCGAA
This window of the Pirellula staleyi DSM 6068 genome carries:
- a CDS encoding flagellar hook-basal body complex protein → MGLASALTTALTGMTAAETQIDVVGNNLANSQTVGFKASDSVFATQFLQTQSLGSGPTSGSGGTNPRQTGLGTRVAEITPDFTQGTIEVSSNPSDLAIQGEGFFIVQDSQGEQVYTRNGQFKTNSDNELVTTTGQRVLGFGVDQDFEIQTTELVPLEIPLGSAAVAQATQNVYLQGVLSPSGDVADTAAVIQSATLGDALIPRPDVDASTAAVAAIPSSAGTTSTHTQGAGGTHAEGAVYRYRITYVDDSGTESLASSEILVSVPAGDTLANNSITLNNLPAATGSYSQVNIYRTASGGSDFFLLDTAAAGGSYVDDNSVALSATELDNSTINGNYSYVVTYYRAGEEESRPSLILGPQNVVNGRVQLTDLPLPPSGPGIPAYDTVRIYRNLAGDSTSFYLVGEVAPGEEFTDNRADAEISDLSILTNKSIDLDGPKIDSNTLLINVIKRDGLDFQNVFEVGTLSFTARKGDRSLAAKDFTITATSTVQDLVDFMSDAMGIQTSIDDPQHPIPGSVNNIAGETLTLAPGITIQDGQIRVVSNNGADNAISVDLSAFRITAPDGEVLTPNLGFGKIQDASGQSAVADFLVYDTLGIPLNVRITAVLEEVTDSATTYRWFADSSSNSPLDGADISVGTGLVTFDGQGNLVSVTNDRVSVERRNIPSSDPLEFRIDFSQVSGLSTETSSLAASRQDGSSAGTLTSYIIGEDGVIRGVFSNGVSRDLGQVRLARFANPAGLEQRGQNLFAQGVNSGLPVEGNPGNDGMGSIISGAVELSNTDIGKNLIDLVLATTQYRGNARVITAAQELLDELLNLRR